In Astatotilapia calliptera chromosome 20, fAstCal1.2, whole genome shotgun sequence, one genomic interval encodes:
- the LOC113013071 gene encoding uncharacterized protein LOC113013071 — MAARADMLLLLLLLLSGSVLLGLSAGPGHSSSSSAPDSERGRMELRRVRTLAAQSRYGECWARALEHLDASCRDLTSESQSLIALRFTHCHLSSSGRDFPACPEGSEVSRCTAGMDTVAFNSYTEFFTHTHSMCHFLQSEAWQRQAENTIYRLTESSAGVAEQLQSTRLMAEDLIEAQSAALQAQKAILSNGEELRVTLRDSTRGLRSVFSELSSTSREQQVALSELFNRVSFLQSFLLMETRSLSSCCYNAAALCTSFLITSTPRSSRARLVLLSLVCLNFYLERKIYQFVLSSDNPEHQHMELLTVYVSALRRFMVCVGVCVLLVVCVRYRDPVQQSLQVLQQLRETQRSLQEALQHAESLGERRRTAEDDQLPVKMRSESRRREEMLRRKEERREEEDREDIYPTTGGSDPSNLSHFGWSSDSILSSTENASSADSTLRNGSHNASVRQSPGRHPRRSSSRRPRSPPSSPLVYSILVEDKQPRYSLRSRRSDIH, encoded by the exons ATGGCAGCTCGTGCtgacatgctgctgctgctgctgctgctgctgagtggTTCGGTTCTGCTCGGACTCTCCGCCGGTCCCGGacactcctcttcctcctcggcTCCGGATTCTGAGCGCGGCAGGATGGAGCTGCGGCGCGTGCGCACCCTCGCGGCTCAGTCCCGGTACGGAGAGTGTTGGGCGCGAGCTCTGGAGCACCTGGACGCGAGCTGCAGGGACTTGACGTCGGAGAGCCAGAGCTTGATCGCGCTGCGGTTCACCCACTGTCACCTGAGCAG CTCAGGCAGGGATTTCCCAGCATGCCCtgaggggtcagaggtcagcagaTGTACAGCTGGCATGGACACAGTGGCGTTTAACAGCTACACAGAGttcttcacacacactcactccatGTGCCACTTCCTGCAGTCTGAGGCCTGGCAGCGCCAAGCAGAAAACACCATTTACAG gCTGACTGAGAGCTCGGCAGGTGTAGCCGAGCAGCTTCAGTCCACCAGGCTGATGGCTGAGGACCTGATCGAGGCCCAGAGTGCTGCCTTGCAGGCGCAGAAGGCGATCCTGTCCAATGGCGAGGAGCTCAGAGTCACACTCAGAGACTCAACACGGG GTCTGCGGTCGGTGTTCTCAGAGCTCAGCAGCACCTCGAgggagcagcaggtggcgctgtccGAACTCTTCAACAGAGTTTCCTTTTTGCAGAGTTTCCTTCTGATGGAAACTCGCagcctgagctcctgctgctacAACGCCGCTGCCCTCTGCACCTCCTTCCTCATCACCTCCACCCCACGCTCCTCCAGAGCCAG gttgGTGTTGTTGAGTTTAGTATGTTTGAATTTCTACCTGGAGAGAAAGATCTACCAGTTTGTGCTGAGCTCTGATAATCCTGAGCACCAACACATG GAGCTGCTCACTGTGTACGTGAGTGCGTTGAGGCGATTCATGGTGTGTGTTGGAGTGTGTGTTCTGCTGGTGGTGTGTGTGCGCTACAGGGACCCGGTGCAGCAGAGTCTGCAGGTGctgcagcagctcagagagacTCAGAGGAGCCTGCAGGAGGCGCTGCAGCATGCAG AGAGTTTAGGGGAGCGACGGAGGACGGCAGAGGACGATCAGCTTCCTGTGAAG ATGAGATCAGAGagcagaagaagagaggagatgctgaggaggaaggaggaaagaagagaagaggaagacagGGAGGACATATATCCCACCACCGGTGGCTCAGACCCATCGAACCTCTCGCACTTCG GTTGGAGCAGCGACAGCATCCTCAGCAGCACCGAGAACGCCTCATCAGCCGACTCCACCCTCAGGAACGGTTCCCACAACGCCTCAGTGCGTCAGAGTCCAGGCAGGCATCCTCGTCGCTCATCCTCTCGCCGTCCTCggtctcccccctcctccccgcTGGTGTACAGCATCCTGGTGGAGGACAAACAG CCTCGTTACAGCCTGAGGAGCAGAAGGTCGGACATTCACTGA